The Antennarius striatus isolate MH-2024 chromosome 8, ASM4005453v1, whole genome shotgun sequence nucleotide sequence TGTGTTTAAATACGGCGCGTCTGACTGAGAACCAAGAGTCGCCGTGacggcattttttttttgtcaaaaagtgGAGAATGATTTGTGCAATCAGATTAATGCATGCGGAAAAACATGCGAACTTGTGGATTTGCACAAGCATCCGATTTATGTATACTGTATTCCGTTTTTGTGTGGATAACGAGATCTTGCAAAATAATCGGTGTTGATTTGCAAGTGATCTGGAAATGTTCCGTTAGTGTgtctattaataaaaaatataaatgactagcgggaacccgtggaaattccacgatcaaacaataatatcagacttcatactaaacctatgaaaaaaatgtattagtattataaaccaagcgcaccgaATCTAGTCCATGTATAgcgatgggcagatgaagccccatgaagcactGAAGcgtttcatcccaatcggttcactgcggttAGAAGATTCCTGAGGCCTCATTttctctagtacgacatctactggatgctaaaatatcagttggcatatGTTTgacgtgtgtggcattttgcagaacgcttgtgaataaaaatgtcagtaaaataaggaaatatgcaaaacatgtatatattAGTGATGCAGTAaactgtgtgtgtaaaaaataaaaattcaaataaacctATTAGTAATTCCCGTggggaaattaattttaacttcaaatgcttgcacacgtatactatatatatatatatatatatatatatatatatatatatagacacacacacacacacacacaatatgcagCTAGATCTGAAAATGTGTCAAGAAATCTGTATTGTGTGTAGACAGAactatttctaaaaaaataatctgtaaatACATAGGTCTtgaaacaactaaaaaaatgtgaattgtAATGTCAATATCTTTTGCTATCATAAAAAACAGACGGATCTTGATGccttgttattaaaaaaagacttaTAATAAACATCAAATTCAAAGTTTAGGCATGTGGATTTACCAACAACCAGCACTATAAACTCAGTTGCTGACACATAACCATAAAAGTGTAATTTCCTTTTTAGTATTCTTAGGCACACACCTCAGCCTGTGTCTAAGCCACAAATTTAATGGAGGTTGACTTGGCAAAATCAATACGAGACATTTAAATCGCAAGCATGACTCGAGGGTGAAATAAAGTTGGACAAAATCATGTTAGACAAGAAATGCCACTCAGTCCTCAGAGAAACCGGCGAtatagctcagtggtagagcacatGCTTTGCATATACTGCTTTAGATTCAGTCCTTGGATCTGCAGCCTCCATGTCATCCCACGGAGTCAAGTGCCTCCGTGGGATGACACGGAGGCACAAGACTgtgtcaactgtaggctggTGTCCTGAGCCTGTTAAAATCAGAGAGCAGGAAGGGCATTCAGCATAGAAAAGCTTTGCTAAATATgagtgttcatctaaaatggaaaacagaTGACGCGCTGGGACATCCCCAAACAGGACAAGCTGAAACGAAGTTTTCACTGTCTTCAGAAAATGACAGCGCTAGAATCATAGTGCTATAGAAATGGAATGCATATAAATTTGATAGCTAAAGTCTTGCACCTAATATTAACTCTGTTGCCATGTTACCTCATCACTTCCTGCATGTTTATAGATTGTTTATGATTTCATTGCAGTCAATTATAGTACAAAAAAATTCAgtcaattatatatataaaaatactttattataCATCTAACTTTGAACACCGGGATAATGAACTCATCCTGATCAAAGAAAGCAGCACCAAAACCATCAACAATGACATACAACAGAAGACAAGAACAAATGTTGGAGTAATCTATCGGAACTAGAAGTGTAATGTACTTTTGAGTTTTCTTAATGTGCGGGCAGTTGGTTCAGTTCATCACGACTGCGGCTGGCGAGATGGGCCTCCAGAATTTCCCCAAATAAATTCCTTTTCAGCAAGCTGTAGGCCATGGGTAGTAGCTGCTTGACAACCTTGTGGAAATACTGCAGAGACAGGAAACCAAAGATTAATAAGGAATTTCTTTCAGCTAAATTCTATGTTTTGCAAAATCAAGTCTGGTCcacaaaatattcatttattttacatacagGAAGGTAACCATATCATATCTGACTATTTGGTTCTGTACAGAGCATTTAAAACTATCAAGGAAGCAGTACAAAATAACAACTCACGACTTAATTAAAAAGACTTACATGGGATCCGTAACAGAACAGGTCTATTCCAAGCTCATAACCCATGCCATAGTCACATTCATCGTTGGCAAACTGAACAAACGTGATCATCTCCTGCAGAGGTCCAAAGGCTTGGAGACGTTCTTCATCACTCTGGGCTTCAGCAATAGCCTTGCAGATTTTTTTGAGACTAGCTGGTtatagaaggaaaaaaatagaattaggGCTCATAAGTTTTTAAACTATACACAAAAAGTTGTGAAATCATTTGGCATATTATTTCTTTCCTCTTGTTTCTTGACAATGAACCTTATACCACTGAAAAGCCTATTTGTGTTCCTTTTATATGGTTCCCAATCTTTAAGTAACATGCACTTTTGGTACGAGCAGCAAAGCTGAACATTTGGGTCGCACCCAAGAAAAATtgcctgcctgtacacgcttcttcacctcttctcgACACTCTTTagtgctctggactgttgaccccaagtacttaaaagcctccaccttcttgatctcttctccctgtaacctcactcttccacttgggtccctctcattcacacatactgtatgtactctgtcttactccggctaaccttcattcctctcctttccaggacaaacctccacctctctagcttctcctccaccagttccctgctctcactgcagatcacaatgtcatctgcaaacgtcATAgcccatggagattcctgtctaacctcgtctgtcagcctgtccatcaccatggcgaacaagaaggggctcagagctgacccCTGATGCAGTCTCCCCTCCACCTTGAATTCCTccgtcacacctacagcacacctcaccactgtcttacagtcctcatacatgtcctgcaccgctctcacatacttctctgccacttcagacttcttcatacaataccacagttcttctctgggcaccctgtcataagctttctccagatctacaaaaacacaatgcagctccctctggccttctctgtacttctctaccaacatcctcaaagcaaatactgcatctgtagtacagtcaaccctcggttttcgaacataatcctttccagaaggctgttcaaaaagcgagttgttcgaaatcctaAACTATTTtacccattataattaatgtaaataattttaatctgttccaagtctaaaaaactttttcgaagctttttttttactattttacaccataaactgcactgtatactgtttaccataaataaaaaagggtagaaatagacactgttttattttaataaaagaaatcctatcgaactttgaacacgaatgcgctacggaggaagcatcctgggcattcgagtttgctcggctcctgagtgagtcacgttcaggtacgctcggcttctttcagTTTGGTCgtgagccgaattttggtcgagttcagagacgtaaaattctcggattgtCTGGTCGAAAACcaatttggtcgagaacagaagcgttccaaagctgaggtttgactgtactcttttttggcatgaaaccatactgttgctcacatatgctcatttctgcccttagtctagcttcaactactcttcccataacttcattgtatgccTCAttagttttattcctctgtagttgccacaattctgcacatctcccttgttcttaaaaatgggtcccagcacacttctccattcctcaggcatcttctcactatctaaggtcctgttgaacaacccagtcagaaactctactgccgaCTCTCCTAGACATTTCCATTCCCCCGcagatatatcatcaggactgagtgcctttcAGGACTGAGTGTCTTTGTTCTccctcattttcctcgttcatcaactcttcaaactACTCTTTTCATCTtaccatcacactactggcacctgtcaatacatatctttaatcaccctaacctgctacaCATCCTCcccatctctgtcttgccaacctgtatagataagtctctctcttcttactgtccaacctagaatgcaagtcatcataagccccttgtttggcctttgctaacTCTACTTTCATCTTACGCTGCCTCTCCCTGTagtcctgtctactctcctcagtcctctcagtgtcgcAATTATTCTTAGCTAAACTCtgtctctgtatacactcctgtacctcctcattccaccacaaagtctccttatctaccttcctaccagatgacacaccaagtactctcctactccctgatcacattagctgtagttgtccagtcatctggcagcatctcctgaccacccagagcctgtcttaactccttcctaaaagacatgcaacactcttcctttttcagcttccaccatttcgtcctctgctctgcctttgccctcttcatcttcctcaccaccataGTGATCCtatacaccaccatcctatgctgtttggctacactctcacctaccactacttttcaGTCACTGATCCCCTTCAGATTAAACcgtgtagtctacctgtgtgctcctacctccactcttataggtcaccctatgttcctgcctcttctggaagaaagtattcactacagccatttccatcgtTTTTGTAAAGTCAACCATAATCTGTCcctctgcattcctctcctggataccaaacctgcccatcacctcctcatcacctgtttcctgcaccaacatgtccattgaagtctgcaccaatgacaactcttacttctaggtatgctctgcttcacatcatcaaagtccaacaagaatttctccttctcctccagctcacatcctacctgtggagcatacccacttacaacattgaacatcactccttcgatttctagcttcacactcatcactctgacactctttttacctccaggacattcctaacaaattcctccttcaagGTAACTCCTACactatttctcttcctatctaaaCAAcggtagaacaacttgaaccctgctcctaaacttctacgtttctacctttccacctggtctcctggacacagtATGTcttaccttcctcctctgcatcatgtcaaccaactctctaccttttcctgtcatagtttgaacattcaacatccccactctcagtcctatacacTTGGcgtccctcttctctctcttcctacgaacacacttccCACCCCTCCTCCTTCAACCAACacgaaaacacaaacatattttttataaatgaatttgaattcatttgttgttttagaaAAGATGACCATACAAAAATACATCCTAAAGCACCTTACAGACCAATGAATAAATGAGCAAAATAAGAATAAGCTCACCATCTGTTTCTGGTAGTTCTCTGTATCCTACATCATTTCTGTCTACAGGAACAACGATACCTGCACTGTGGAATGTCTTGGCGACCACCTATGGTGTGACAAGAAGTTTCCAATTAATTAAgatttatgaaaaaatacagCAAATGCTGGTGACACAATGGGGGAATGTATACAGTTTTACAACTGGATTCTAGTCAAACATTCTGAGCTGATTCAATATATTTTACCTAAGTAAAGCAGTGACAAGGAAATGAACAAGAGAAAGAATATAAAACTGGTACAAGATAATGCTAAATTGACAGTGTCAATAAAAGTCTCTTCTTGTTCATGTATAGTTGCATTACACATGATTGCAATGTAATCGTTGAATTAAACAAGACAAATCATTGAGTTGAAGAGAAAGCGGGTTCTTATGACCTGCCTGTGGACATACGCCGAACACAATGTGATTAATACTGAACATTATCAACCAGTAATCAACACAGCCCACCCACATACTGTTGACTTTGAATTATACGAAGACTACTGCAAGAAATGAGATGACACTGAACAGTGAATAAGTTTGCACAGCTTGGATGGCTCACACAGCCATCCAAGCCATGCTGTAGGTAATGAAAGTGTTACCTTCTTGTCCCTCTGCTTCATTTCTTTGGTCTTCTGCTCTAGAGACAAGCCCAGTatttctgctctctctctcagctgtGCCTCTAGGCTTTCCAAAGCTTCTCCCCCAACTTTCTTTCCTATaccatctttctttctcctcagtAGATACAGGCTGAAGGAGGGAACAAAATGAATCAAGATGCATGGAAACAGCGAGACATCTTTGTCAATAATCTCAACACAAAGGCACAAAAAAGGGAAAGCCAGATCATCATTATACTCTGAAAACCACTGCAGTATCTCTGCACTCAAGCTGCTATAATTAACAACAACatcaaatataaatgcaaatatcagatgaataaatagaaaatgaCTCATACAAATCACAATTTACAGAAGACATTTCACATAACTTCTCAAGCTTAAGTGATTTCGTACATGAAATGTTCGATATGGTTAACATGTGGTGGTGAGTACTCACAGGACCGCAGCAAACACGTTATCCCCTGTCTGTGTAATGTTGTAGCCTTTCTTAGCTTCATTTTCTCCAACAAAAGAAGGGAGGGAGTCTGGAGTATCTCTGGTGGATTTTGGAGACAATAAAATCGGAAAATCTCAAATACTTGTGTGTTGTCACCGTTTCATTATTATCAACTCCTCAAAAGGTTGATTTTGTTCCCTCACTGTAGCTAGGGTAGTAACTTTCCATAGGTTTGGTCGAGGGATGTTCATTGTACACATTTAAGAATTGTACATGCTTAGCAAGGATCTACCATAATACGttccagacagaaacacagcGTTTTATACCTGTAGTACCCAATGTGATGCTGACTGTCTGCACTTCCCAGAAGGATGGTCTGAAACTCTGGTGGGTCATAAAAATATCTCCAATGAAGGTGGAAGTTGGGCTGAAGATTCTTTGAGGTTTTGTGAGCTCCTGCCAGGATTTCAAAAGGACCAACCAACTGCAAACCCAATGTGTCTTTCAGTGCACCTACGTAGATATAAACAGAAATGAGCTAGCATTGAGACATCACTCAAAAGTTAAACTTCTGTAAATTAGACTTTTCAGACAGTTTTGATttaatatgttaatatgtacttttttaaatgaggaaattACTATGATTTTAATGGAACTGTTGCTACATCTCAACTGCTGAGAGTTCACTTTTTCTTGCTGTTTATCTCGCTTTAATACATTTTGTTCCTCTCCAGCTACTGGCAATACAAAATCTGGAATTCATGCTGGTCACCAGCATGAGCAGAAGTTTAGAATTTTAATTGTAATAGATTATACAGTTATTTGCTGTTCTGCTTATATGACATATTAAATAGCAATGCTGTATGATGTGTCATTGAGTGGTAGCacttataaatgttttacttcaGACCATGGCATTTGTATCCCAATGGAAAATTGTGATGCAGGTTTCTGCAGGTTTCCTCAAATGCTGGACAACAACTAATTTCAGCAATACTCTTATCAAGAATCTGGGCATCTAACCCATCACAGTAATCAATTAACCCATTGGCTAAGTATGTTTTGATTATGTCTTCTCTATGTctaataagacaaaaaaacgATTGTCAGAAACAGTGTTACTGTAACAAGGAAAATCATTAGCTAATTAGTGTACCACAGGGGCTGTCAGGAGAAAGCTCTTTGCAGAAGTCCCAGAAGTGGTAAAGGTCTTCTGGCATCTGAAGTTTGTACAGTTGCACCACCTCTTCACGCTTCTCTGAATCCATATCGGATAAAGGTACAACTCTGGATTCATCCGAACAGGTTTTCTTCAAGTACCCATTTCCTGGGTCTGACACCTTAAAGAATAGAttacaaaaaatgttaaaactagGGGTTAACAGCAATTTATCAATTTATCAATCTTTATCAAGTCCTATTCCTGgatggattttaaaaatttacagtatataacccacaaaaaaaccccccactgATTCCTATTAAAAGACAATCAAACCAGTGTCTAATCAACTTTACAAAAATAGTTGGATTAAAGTCAGGGAAGAGGAGTTTTGGGAAAtcaaaatgaagtttaaaagtcattcatcacaaaacacaaattaaaaaaaacgagGGTGTGgtgtaaaaaacttttttttttaaaaactgcacGACAAGGgacttattttgtttttaaagcttCAAAGTCTCCACAATTATGAAACACAAACTTACACGACTAAATTACGAGCTGATTATTCTGGGGTTAAATAATTCCAAAGGTGAATAAAtgtacaataataaatgtagtCTCAGAACGACAGATTGGGAAAAACCTCCAGCACGTTGTTACACTTCGGCCACTAATTGACAGCCTCTGTGGGTTCACAGAGGCTGCAAGAGAATGGGATCGATAATTTAACTTACTAAGGTAGCCTGATTTGTTGCACGATTTGCATGTGTGGGTTATGCAGTTATAGCAGACGACCGCGAAACGTTTCGTATAAAATCACTCCAGTGTGTCACGTTAGCTGGGATTATTAACGAAAACGCTGCCATGTTGTCGCCTGACCACTGCTGTTCAGACAGGGACCCACACACGTTTTCTGCCCACGTTTAATATCAATTGGTTCATACCCACATGCAGCACAGCTTCTTGTTTTATGTGCACTACATCCAAGCTAAACAATAGAGGGTGGTCAAACTGTGTAAAATTACCTTACtagatttcatttttctttttgcgcGCCCtgtcattttcttcctcttgtctGTCCGCCGGTCTTCCTCGGTGGTTTCCCTACGGCAGGCGTAGTAAAGCGCACTACTACCCCCAGAGGTCTAATTATGTAACTACAGaattgcattgtgtttttgtagatctggagaaagcttatgacagggtgcccattgaggaactgtggtattgtatgaggaagtctggagtggcagagaagtatgttagagcggtgcaggacatgtatttggactgtaagacagtggtgaggtgtgctgtaggtgtgacagaggagttcaaggtggaggtgggactgcatcagggatcagctctgagccccttcttgttcgctatggtgatggacaggctgacagacgaggttagacaggaatctccatggaatatgatgtttgcagatgacattgtgatctgcagtgagagcagggaacaggtggaggagaagctagagaggtggaggtttgtcccgaaaaggagaggaatgacggttagccgcagtaagacagagtacatgtgtgtgaatgagagggacccaagtggaggagtgaggttacagggagaagagatcaagaaggtgggggattttaagtacttagggtaaacagtccagagcaatggagagtgtggaaaagaggtgaagaagcgtgtacaggcaggatggaacgggtggaggaaagtgtcaggtgtgatgtgtgatagaagagtttcagctaaaatgaaaggaaaggtgtacgaaACTGGTGAAACCAGCAATGTcatttggtctagagacagtgtcactgaggaaaagacaggagacagagctggaggtagcagagatgaagatgctgaggttctctttgggagtgaccaggaaggataggatcaggaatgagtacatcaga carries:
- the hpf1 gene encoding histone PARylation factor 1 isoform X1, with amino-acid sequence MTGRAKRKMKSSKVSDPGNGYLKKTCSDESRVVPLSDMDSEKREEVVQLYKLQMPEDLYHFWDFCKELSPDSPCGALKDTLGLQLVGPFEILAGAHKTSKNLQPNFHLHWRYFYDPPEFQTILLGSADSQHHIGYYRDTPDSLPSFVGENEAKKGYNITQTGDNVFAAVLLYLLRRKKDGIGKKVGGEALESLEAQLRERAEILGLSLEQKTKEMKQRDKKVVAKTFHSAGIVVPVDRNDVGYRELPETDASLKKICKAIAEAQSDEERLQAFGPLQEMITFVQFANDECDYGMGYELGIDLFCYGSHYFHKVVKQLLPMAYSLLKRNLFGEILEAHLASRSRDELNQLPAH
- the hpf1 gene encoding histone PARylation factor 1 isoform X2 — encoded protein: MDSEKREEVVQLYKLQMPEDLYHFWDFCKELSPDSPCGALKDTLGLQLVGPFEILAGAHKTSKNLQPNFHLHWRYFYDPPEFQTILLGSADSQHHIGYYRDTPDSLPSFVGENEAKKGYNITQTGDNVFAAVLLYLLRRKKDGIGKKVGGEALESLEAQLRERAEILGLSLEQKTKEMKQRDKKVVAKTFHSAGIVVPVDRNDVGYRELPETDASLKKICKAIAEAQSDEERLQAFGPLQEMITFVQFANDECDYGMGYELGIDLFCYGSHYFHKVVKQLLPMAYSLLKRNLFGEILEAHLASRSRDELNQLPAH